In Hyperolius riggenbachi isolate aHypRig1 chromosome 10, aHypRig1.pri, whole genome shotgun sequence, a genomic segment contains:
- the VCPKMT gene encoding protein N-lysine methyltransferase METTL21D has product MAQPAEVFIRELQLGDGRALGIRQLSSGDVGCVVWDAAIVLAKFLERQESAEPGLLRGRALLELGAGTGIVGIAAAALGAHVTVTDLEELQDLMNTNIDSNAHLITGSCQAKVLKWGEEIPDSLRPPDYILIADCIYYEESLEPLLKTLHNLSGPDTCIFCCYEERTTGKNPEIEKKFFELLRGDFEYEEVPIEKHDEEYRSEDIHILQVYRKK; this is encoded by the exons ATGGCGCAGCCGGCTGAAGTGTTCATCAGGGAGCTGCAGCTCGGAGACGGGAGGGCGCTGGGGATACGGCAGCTGAGCTCCGGGGATGTGGGCTGCGTGGTGTGGGACGCCGCTATCGTCTTGGCCAAGTTCCTGGAGCGGCAGGAGAGTGCAGAGCCCGGGCTGCTGAGGGGCAGAGCACTGCTGGAGCTGGGGGCCGGGACAGGCATTGTGGGCATCGCGGCGGCTGCGCTGGG AGCACATGTTACAGTGACAGATCTTGAAGAGCTTCAAGACTTGATGAACACGAACATCGATAGTAACGCCCACCTCATTACTGGTTCTTGTCAAGCCAAGGTATTAAAATG GGGTGAGGAAATTCCTGATTCATTACGGCCTCCTGACTACATCTtgatagctgactgcatttactaTGAAGAG TCATTGGAACCATTGCTGAAGACCCTCCATAATCTATCAGGGCCAGACACTTgtattttctgctgttatgaggaAAGAACTACTGGCAAAAACCCAGAAATAGAGAAAAAATTCTTTGAG CTTCTCAGAGGTGACTTTGAGTATGAGGAAGTGCCAATAGAGAAACATGATGAGGAATATCGCAGTGAAGACATCCATATTCTGCAGGTGTACAGGAAGAAATAG